The following proteins come from a genomic window of Leishmania donovani BPK282A1 complete genome, chromosome 4:
- a CDS encoding anaphase promoting complex, subunit 10-like protein, with amino-acid sequence MEYNDDEYGRESSVEELAQSQESEQVASAASALPASSSSDASAKPSFRILSTPQLAQWVRVHNQMDVGCSGNTVWTVSSAKHGNGVRHLMRHHDLNNFWQSDGVLPHVIRIQLGQLTPVEAMAVYVNSAVDQSYSPRVIRVKAGTHSGDMTEVAKADIGAGQECGWVLITLREMAGDDGDDLEGGGANDGGGGVAAGVKVQHTQQEVRPRQRDGGAPAGGAASSYSPPIPYSEVAAVLGHGNHATPSSAGAQTSAAMPMNPHNTSNAADRWLWCTLIDICICENQFNGRDCHLRGIRLMGPRYEELERVSNADATDTVTCARPLRGGEPLEGTADELQLR; translated from the coding sequence ATGGAGtacaacgacgacgagtaCGGCCGCGAGAGCAGCGTGGAGGAGCTCGCGCAGTCACAGGAGAGTGAGCAGGtggcctccgccgcctctgccttgcCAGCGTCTTCATCGTCGGACGCCTCTGCCAAGCCGTCTTTTCGAATTCTAAGCACACCGCAGCTTGCGCAGTGGGTTCGGGTGCACAATCAGATGGACGTGGGCTGCTCCGGCAACACCGTCTGGACGGTGAGCAGCGCAAAGCACGGCAACGGTGTTCGCCACTTGATGCGCCACCACGACCTCAACAACTTCTGGCAGTCGGACGGGGTGCTGCCACACGTGATTCGCATCCAGCTCGGCCAGCTTACCCCGGTCGAGGCCATGGCGGTGTACGTGAACAGCGCCGTCGATCAGAGCTACTCTCCGCGGGTGATTCGGGTAAAGGCGGGCACGCACAGTGGAGACATGACGGAGGTCGCCAAGGCGGACATCGGCGCCGGTCAGGAGTGCGGTTGGGTGCTGATAACGCTGCGCGAGATGGCaggagacgacggcgacgatctagaaggaggcggtgccaacgatggcggcggtggcgtggcaGCGGGTGTGAAAGtacagcacacacagcaagAAGTGCGTCCGCGCCAAcgggacggcggcgcaccggcagggggcgccgcctcgtcgtaCTCGCCGCCCATACCGTATAGCGAGGTAGCCGCAGTGCTGGGACATGGCAACCACGCGACCCCCTCAAGCGCGGGAGCGCAAACATCCGCCGCGATGCCGATGAACCCACACAACaccagcaacgccgccgacCGCTGGCTGTGGTGCACACTAATTGACATCTGCATCTGCGAAAACCAGTTCAACGGACGTGACTGCCATCTGCGAGGGATTCGGCTCATGGGGCCGCGCTACGAGGAGTTGGAGCGGGTGAGCAATGCAGACGCGACGGACACGGTGACTTGcgcacggccgctgcggGGCGGTGAACCGCTGGAAGGCACGGCagatgagctgcagctgcgatAG